Part of the Pedobacter roseus genome is shown below.
GGCATCTGGATGCTTCAAGCAGGTATTTTTCTGCAGAATTCTGCATTATTAAAAATCCATGAAAAAGCTGGCTTCAGAGTAGTAGGGTACCGCGAAAAGATAGGGAAAGCGAAAGGTGTATGGCAGGATAACCTTTTAGTGGAAAGAAGGAATAAATTAATTGCCTAAAAAGATAGAGAAGGGCTTTGAAAATCATTCGAAGCCTTCTTTGCTAGTATTTCAATCACTGATAATCATCTGCATTTTTCCCTTTTTCGAACCGTACAAGTTTTTCGTTGCGGAAGAAGAAAAATTTGAAATCCGTAGCGGCATGATAGGTACTGTAAATTCTGGTTCCACCTTCATTAGCAGCAACCAGCTCTGGCTTGTTTTTCTTTTTAAAATCAGATTCCGACATGCCCATTGTAAAATTAGGGTCGAAGCCAACAAAGGCCCTACAGATTAGCATAACCAATGCCAGGCCAATCAAAATTAAATTTCTCATTGTGTGTTTATTTGTGTGTGTAGAAACGCAATTCAATAATAATGCCCTGAACGACACTAAAACTTCAATCAAACTAAATTTTTTGTTTTTAGTTCTAATGTGCTGATGATGAGTTTGTTTTCTATTTTTTTATTTACACATAAAAAAACAGACTGCTATCTTTTGCGCTTTTAGCAAAATCAAACAGTCTGTTCCCGAATATTATTATTGAAAGATATCTTAAGCTACTACACTTAGTTTTTCAACTTCGGCAATAATAAGCTTCTCTAAAGACGATGAAGCTTTAACTAATGGTAGTCGAACAGTATCACCGCAAATGCCAATGTGTTTAAGTGCAGCTTTAACGCCGGCAGGATTACCTTCTGCAAAAGCCAAACGGGTAAATTCTACCAAACTTAAGTGTGCAGGCAAAGCTGCTTTATAATCTCCTGCCAGGCACAGATTAACCATATCGGTAAATTGTTTAGGCAATGCATTTCCAATTACCGAGATAATACCAGCAGCGCCCAAGGCAATCATGGGTAAGGTAACCGGATCATCGCCAGAGATTAAAAGGAAATCTTTAGGTTTATCTCTCATAATCTGGTTAAACTGGTCGAAACTTCCTGAAGCTTCTTTTGTTGCAATGATGTTTTTAAAATCATGCGCCAATCTGCAGGTTGTTTCCGGACTCATATTACTTCCTGTACGGCCTGGCACGTTGTATAAAATGAGGTCCAAAGGGGAAACTTCAGCTAAATACTTATAGTGCTGGTAAATGCCTTCCTGTGTAGGTTTATTGTAATACGGACTAACGGATAAAATTGCACTATAACCGGTAGTATCGAATGATTTAATGTCTTCAGCAACTGCTAAAGTATCGTTTCCACCAATTCCGGCAACCAATGGTAATCTGTTGTTATTAATTTCAGCAGTATAGGCCCACACCTTCTTCTTCTCGTCCTTGGTCATTGTAGCGGTTTCGCCGGTTGTACCTAAAGAAACGAGGTAATTTATCCCTCCGTCTACCAAATGATTAATCAGGTTTTTTAAGCCATTATAATCAACTGATCCATCTGTGTTGAAAGGCGTAACCAATGCTACACCAGTACCCTGAAATTTGTTCATTTTTAATTTATAATTATTGAATTTTGATTAGTGAATGATAGAACGTCTGCTGCATTTTATCATTCACTAATTCAACCCTTCTCTCACTTTATTTTATCATTTCCAATAGCTCAGCATCGCTGATCATCGGGACGTTTAGTTTATTCGCTTTTTCCAGTTTTGAAGGCCCCATGTTATCGCCCGCCACCAGGTAATTTAATTTACCCGATATACCGCTCAGCATCTTGCCTCCATTGGCCTCAATCAAGTCTTTTAGCTCATCGCGGCTATAGTTCTCAAAAACGCCCGAAATTACGAATGTTTTTCCAATAAGTCTGTCACTATCAAGCGTAATTACCTTTTCTTCAATTTCGAACTGTAATCCTGCTAATTTTAATAATTCCACCTGCTTTAAGTGCTCTTCTTTTCCAAAATACTCAACAATGCTCTCTGCAATGCGCTGTCCGATTTCATCAATTGAAATCAATTCTTCTACGGTAGCTTTAGCAAGATTGTCGATATTCATTACTCCGGCGGCTGTTTTTCTGGCGACAGTTTCGCCAACGTAGCGGATTCCCAAACCAAAAAGCACTTTCTCAAAAGGCATTTCTTTCGACTTTTCAATCCCGGCAAGCATATTTTCAATTGAACGTTCTCCGAAACGGTCTAATGTTTTAAGCTGATCTGATTTTTGATATAGCGTATATAAATCGCTGATATGGTTTACCAAACCGTGCTTGTAAAATGTTTCGATGGTTTCGTCGCCAAGTCCATCAATATTCATCGCTTTGCGAGAAATAAAGTGCTGTATTTTCCCAACAATCTGCGGTGGACAGCCCTCATCGTTTGGACAGTAGTGTACCGCTTCACCTTCTTTTCTGATCAGTTCCGTTCCACATTCAGGGCAGTTATGCAGGTAATGTACTTTTGCTGCCCCTGCGAAACGTTTATCTAAATTTACCTTGATGATTTTGGGGATAATTTCGCCTCCTTTTTCTACATAAACGGTATCCCCTTCGTGTAAATCTAAACGGTCAATTTCGTTGGCATTATGTAAAGTGGCACGTTTAACGGTCGTTCCGGCAAGTAAAACAGGTTTTAAATTGGCTACAGGGGTAACAGCACCCGTTCTGCCAACCTGGTAGGTAACTTTTTCCAAAACAGTTTCAACCTCTGCAGCTTTATATTTATAAGAGATTGCCCAACGAGGTGATTTAGAGGTAAAACCAAGCTCTTGCTGCTGCGAGTAATTGTTAACTTTAATAACAATACCATCAATATCGTAACTGAGCTTAAAACGCTCATTTTCCCAATGGTGGATAAATTCCAAAACGGCATCTATATTGGAAACCAGTCTGTTGTGTTCGCAAACGTGGAAACCCCACTCTTTTACTGCATTTAAACTTTCCCAATGGGTTTTGAATTCATTTTTATCTGTATAAAGGAAATAGATGAAGCCGTCTAAAGGTCGTTTAGCCACTTCCTTACTATCCTGCATTTTAATGGTTCCAGAGGCAAAGTTCCGCGGATTTGCGTAAGGAATTTCACCCAATTCTTCTCTGGCAGCATTTAAACGTAAGAAAGCCGCCTTATGCATAAAAATCTCTCCACGAATTTCGAAATGTTCAGGCGCAACGCTCGATTTAATCTGGTGGGGAATGGTATGGATGGTTTTTACATTATTGGTTACATCATCGCCTTTGGTACCATCGCCACGGGTAACCGCACGCAAAAGTTTACCGTTTTCGTAGGTCAGGCTAATGGATAAACCATCAAATTTAAGCTCACATACATATTCAAAATTATCACCAATAGCTTTACGGATACGTTCGTCAAAGTCACGGAGATCTTGCTCATTATAGGTATTCCCCAAGGATAACATGGGGTATTTATGGTTTACGGTGATGAAGTTTTTGGTGATATCGCCACCTACACGCTGGGTAGGCGAATTGGGATCTGCAAAATCAGGGTTTGCTTTCTCCAGCTCGGCTAAATGTTTTAATTTTTTATCAAACTCATAATCGCCAATAGTGGGCATAGCCAGCACGTAATAATTATAATTGTGCTGGTTTAATTCGGCCACAAGGGTGTCCATTTCTTCTTTTATTGCAATTTGGGGCATTTACAAATATAAAAAAAGGATGAAAGGGTTTTATGGTGTGGAAAACAAAAAAAAACGTTCTGTTTAGCATTTTTATGTAGTTTGCGAGAAATCTTCACTGCGAAAAGACTTTTTCAGCCGACCAAGCAATCTGCGGCCCTTGATTATAGCAATTGTTTTAAGATTGCTTAGTGCCTCGATATGGCGACTTTTTTTAGGTTTCTTCATTCCACTACGTTCTAGTTGAAATGACGATTTCTCTTACAGGTTTATCTTCCCCTCAATTTCCTTGAAAACATCCATAAAATCTTTTTGTAAAACCGCTTTAAAAATCCCAAGTTCGAAAGTAAGTTGTTGCAGCTGTATTTCGTTTAGTGTTTGGGGCCAAAGGCGCATGCATATCCTGTTCAGCGCATAACTGATGTTTTCGAGTTGCTGATAGCTTAAGAGGTATTTACTGCTGATGAATTTCTCCAGAAAGTTAAAAAATACTTGCGGATTTTTCAGGTTACAATGTTCCAGAAAATCACTTAAAGATTCTTTTTTTACGGCATTGAGCTTATCGTAAAAGTGATGTACCTGAATAAGGTTATGTTCGATCAATAAATGATCAAGCAAAAGTTCTAAACCAATATGGGCAAGGAATGAAGGCCTTACAGCAGTGTTTTCTACAATGGGCTTAACAAGCTGTTTAAGTTCGGTAGTCTTTTCCAGAAAGAAATCGGAAGAGTGGAAATACAGATCTACCGCTAAATGTCTTTTCCAGCCACTTAGCAGGCCTTCTTCATCCAGATTTCCCTTAAACAGGAATTCATTCTTTTGGGGATATAAATTCGCCTCCTTTGCTGCGTTTTTGATCAGATCAGGCAAAACAGTTCCCATTACCACATTGGCATCAATATTTGCCCTATCGAAATAATAATGGGATAAAAAATTCATGCTGCAAGGTAATGTTTTATTGCAGGTTGTAAAACCAGAATTATAAATATTGACCATAAATCTTTATTGTTTAGCCGCTTAATTATGCATAGCTTTAAGTATTCCTAATCCCACGCATCATGCCTAATGCTAAAACTTACAGGATATTATCGCTCGATGGCGGTGGTTCCTGGGCGCTCATCCAGGTGAAATGCCTGCGCAAACTCTTTGCCGAAACCTTTAATAATCCCGATCCCACTGGTCACGAAGTTTTGGCAAAGTTCGATCTGGTATCTGCCAACAGTGGTGGTAGTTTAGTGGCAGCAGCCATGGCAGAAAACCTTAAACTTTCTGAAATAGAAAAAATATTTGAAGATGAAAAACTGCGGAACAAGGTTTTTTCAAAACTGAGCTTCTTCGAAAAAAGTTTACTGGCGAGTGTCGCAAGAATATTTAAAATCGGTGCCAAATATGCTACCAAACGCAAACACCTGGCGCTAAAGGAAATTTTACCAGGCATTGCGCAAATTGACTTGACGGATATCCCGGCGCATATTGCTTTGGATAATGAAAGCAAGACACAGTTTCTGATCGTTGGATACGATTATTACCGAAATAGGGCCGAACTTTTCAGGTCAGATTGTGATAGTATGGCCTCCACTTCTGTTATCGAACGCAAACTTAAAAACCTGTCTCCACAGGCTGCAGCACCGTCTGATTGTATGGTGAGTTTGGTTGATGCCGTGCATGCTTCCAGTACCGCACCCGTAAACTATTTTAATGAACCCGCTACTTTTCTGGTCAACAATAAACCGAAATATTATTGGGATGGAGGGGTTACGGGCAATAATAATCCGGTACTTGTTGCTGTAACAGAGGCCATTTGTAACAGGATGCGCAGCGGCATTGAGCATGTACAGGTGCTTTCTATTGGTACCGGTACAGTTTCGCAACTGCAGTATGATGAAGAAACCCCGGTAAAATATGATGAACTTAAAGCAAAACAAGAAGCTCCGGGACTGATCAGGGATATCCAGAAAATGGGGACGAGTATTTTAAACGATCCGCCTGATACTGCGGCTTTTGTGGCCTACATGATCCTGAATCCTGATATGCCAGGAAAACCGGTAGATTTTATACGTATGAATCCGGCACTAAGACCGATATTGGTTGACGATGCTGCCGGTAAATACTGGGACCTGCCTGCTGGCATCAATAAAGAAGATTATGTGAAACTCAACAGTATGGATATGGATGCGGTAAAAGATGAGGAGGTAGCACTGATCAAAAAACTATGCGATAACTGGTTGGATGGCGAAGGAGTACCCAATCAGTCGATCAGAAGCAGTTCAAACCTCAACTGCCTCATTGGCCATCACGATTTTAATGCGGCAATGACTGATTTTAAGAACTGGTTTACAAATCCAACTAATTTGCTTTAAACTAAGCTAAAATTTTATCTTTGCACGCACATTATTAAAGTGTTTGTACAATGACGAATTTTGTTGAAGAGTTAAGATGGCGTGGCATGCTGCATGATATTATGCCGAATACTGAGGAAAAGTTAAACGAGGGTATGACATCTGGTTATATCGGTTTTGACCCTACTGCAGATTCATTGCATGTTGGTCACTTAACGCAGATCATGACGCTGATCCATTTTCAAAATGCAGGTCACAAGCCATTTGCTTTGGTGGGTGGAGCTACAGGTATGGTGGGCGATCCGTCGGGAAAATCTGATGAACGTAATCTTCAAACGCCCGAAATGATCGAGCATAACCTAAAAGGAATGAAAAAGCAGTTGGCTAAATTCCTGAAATTTGAAGAAGGTGGAAATGGAGCGGTAATGGTTAATAATGCGGATTGGTTTAAGGATATGAACCTTTTTACCTTTATCAGGGATGTAGGTAAACACATTACCGTAAACTACATGATGGCGAAAGACAGCGTTAAAAGACGTTTGGAAGGCGATTCTGGTTTGTCGTTTACCGAATTCTGTTACCAGTTGATTCAAGGATACGATTTTTACCATTTATGGAAAAATGAAAACTGTTTAGTGCAGATGGGTGGTTCCGATCAATGGGGAAACATTGTTACAGGTACAGAGCTAATCAGAAGGAAAGATGCCGGAACAGCTTATGCGATTACCACGCAGCTGATCAAAAAAGCAGATGGAACCAAATTCGGTAAAACCGAGAGTGGCGCCGTTTGGTTGGATCCTGAGAAAACTTCACCATATAAATTTTACCAGTTCTGGTTAAATGCATCAGATGATGATGTGAAAAAATGGATCCGTATTTTTACGCTAAAAACTAAAGAAGAGATTGAGGCTTTGGAAAAAGAACACGATGTTGCACCACACCTGCGTATTCTTCAAAAAGCTTTGGCTGAGGATATCACCATCAAAACGCACTCGGCAGAAGCCTTCGAAACCGCTATTAAAACTTCTGAGTTTTTGTTCGGAAACGGATCTCTTGAATTTTTAAGGGGTTTATCAGATAAAGCCGTATTAGATATATTTGATGGGATTCCTCAATATAAGATTCTGATTGAAGAGCTTGGAGCTGGAATTGATGCAGCAAGCTTGTTAGCAGAAAAATCGGCCATTTTTCCATCAAAGGGAGAGGCTAAGAAGACTATTCAAGGTGGGGGTGTTTCTGTAAATAAGGAAAAGGTAGCTGAAATGGCGCAGATCTTTAATGCAGATCATCTAATCAACGATAAATTCATCGTGGTACAAAAAGGAAAGAAAAACTACTTTCTTTTAATTGCAGAATAAATTTACAAGCCCAATGAAAATAAAAATAGAAGGTTTTTTCATTGGGCTTGAATTTAAAATAGAACGGGAAGTTGATATTCCGGAAGAAATTCTAATGAAACGTATATCCAGGAATTAAGAAAACTGGATTATGAAGTTGCGGACCGAACGTAGAAAAAAATCTTGTTTGGAGAAAGATGGCATGGCGGTCCATATATTACTAAACAGTCTGATTGGGGCAGGGTAAATCATGGAAGTTTCGAAATTAACAGCGTCAGCAAAAAGTAAAGTTTAAAGTTTCAATTTTCGCTATCTGTATTTGGAGTAATAATGGGCATTTTAATGCTTATTGTAATGTTATTTGGTTTTAAATATTTCATTTTTCCCTTTGTACTGGCTTTCACTGTTTTGAATATTCAAAGTGGAATCGATCTTAGAAATAAAATGCACGAAATTTTTAACAATGTTACCCGGAAGGAAATAAATTGATTACTGAAATCTCCATTAAAGAAACTTAATATCATAATCAAACCCTTTGGTCTTAATTTTAAGAAGCCAGTTTCTATAAAGGTTTTTCCCGATAACAGGTTTTCCCTCTTTAATCATCAGGGTTTCTCCAAAAATAAAATGCTGGAGATCCTGCCGGAATTCTTTACGGATATCGTTTAGAAATATTGTTTCCTTTTTATCCGGGATTTCAGACAAGTGTTCTAATCGCTTCGATATTATATTCAAACTTGGCATTTCTATTTTAAGATTTATCCTGTATGTCAAAATTAACAGTTTTTGATAAATTTTTCTATATAAAGGATATATAGTTGGCTTTCTTTCAAAAAAAACCTTTCCCACTATGATATAGGATCTAAAAGCTTTTATTTTAAGTTTAATTTATTTGTTTTTGATTTACTCCTGATCCGGCAACCTGTCCTTTTCATCTTTCTTCCGGTTAAAACGGTAAACCAATGTAGCGGTGGTTAATCTTCCGATAGTTCAAAGGATTATATTGTCATTCACTGCACAGATAAAAAAATCACTGCTAAATACAAAATCGGCGATCTGGAAACGGAGTTAGGGGAAACTGTATTTTTGCGTATTCACCGCTCATTTATTGTTAACCTGAAAAAAGTAACTGCTTTTACAGCCTATGATGTGGAAATTGGGAGCAAAGAGCTTCCTATTAGCGCAAGTTATAAAGAATATGTGTTTAAAAAGCTGCAGCATGCTGCACTTAAATGATATTAGTTTGATGCTACCAGGTATGATACCAAAAAAGCCACTTTTTAGGGTGGCTTAAATGATTAGTACTAGACGGGACTATTTAAATACGTAAAATTTATTAAAACATTTATAACATTTATACCGCTTGATGGAAACCCATGGCATGAGTGTTTTGAATATAAAACCTCTCGGCACCCTGTAGGTCTCAAAATTTTTGCATTTTGGACAGGATGGACAGGTTGAAACCACAGATAATTCCTTGGGCGATGTCATAGTAAGTATAGTTGTTTGGGAAATCAAATTTAAACAAAATAAATGCAAATAATGTAGTAGAAAAACTACCATTTTATTTATTTCGTCGACTATTTTCCATTAATCCTGGAAGATTACACGCTCGAACGGGTTTTTAAAACCTTTTCCAGTTTTATAATTCATAATTTCACTATCCGTTAATAAACATGTGGTTAGCGATTTTTTTAATTCTTCAGCGTCCATTTCCTGACCGATAAAAACCAGCTCATTTTTACGGTCACCGAAATCATTGTCCCAATCAGCATGTATTGCTACTCTGTTCTCCAAATAATAGCTGTATTGTTCCCGTTCCTGCAGGTTCATACTTGCCCACCAAACACCGGCAGGATCGATACGTAAAGAGCCACCTGCCTGCGAAAAGTTAATGGCCTGCTCTGGCATAGCTGCCAGGTAAAATATGCCTTTTGAGCGGATTACGTTTTGCGGGAATTCTTTATTAATGTAATGCCATAACCTTTCGGGGTGAAAGGGTTTTTTGGAGCGGAATACCATAGAACTGATGCCGTATTCTTCAGTTTCGGGCTGATGAACCTCTTCCAGTTCTTTTTTCCAGCCTGCACCTTCTGATGCCGATTCAAAATCGAACAGTCCTGTATTTAAAATAAGGGCAGGATCTATTTCTCCAAAAAGTGTTTCATAAATTTTTGCATCCGGGTTTAATTTGGAAATTAATGCCCTCAGTACTTTAATGTCACTATCACTTACCAGGTCGGTTTTGTTCAATAAAATCACATTGGCAAATTCGATCTGATCGGTAAGCAGGTTTACAATCGTGCGCCTGTCTGCGGCATCATCAACCATATTCCTATCAGCCAGTTTTTCTGCTGAGCCAAAATCCTGATAAAAGTTATAGGCATCTACCACGGTTACCATGGTGTCCAGCTGGCTAAACCGGCTAAGGTCAATGCCCGATGTTTCATCAATAAAAGAAAAAGTCTGTGCAACAGGGACCGGTTCCGATATGCCGGTACTTTCAATCAGCAGGTAATCAAAACGGTTTTCTTTTGCCAGTTTTTCCACTTCGATCATTAGGTCTTCACGCAGCGTACAGCAGATGCAGCCATTACTCATTTCAACCAGTTTTTCTTCTGTTTTCGATAGGCTGTGCTCGTTTTTAATTAAGGAGGCATCAATGTTTACCTCGCTCATATCGTTCACAATTACAGCTACTTTTAAGTTCTTTTTATTCTTTAAGATAGCGTTTAGCAAAGTGGTTTTACCACTGCCCAGGAAACCGCTTAATACGGTTACCGGTAATTTTTTTATCATGTTAATGCAATTATGTTGCAAATATAGTGCTGAATATTTTAAATGCAACCATATTGCTTTTATATTTGTGGACTAAATTTATTTTTAATGAAATTACGGAGCTACAAAATCAACCTCGACCGGATCGGTATTACCGCCTCAACACTTTGTGCCATACACTGCGCTGCCCTACCATTTTTTATTACTGTATTGCCAATGTGGGGTATGGATTTTCTGGCCAACGAAGCGGTTGAAATTGCGATGATAGTAGTTTCATTGATCATTGGGATATGGAGCCTCAGTTCGGCTTACCGGAAACAGCACCATCGTATTTTACCAATTTTAGTGCTTATCGCAGGTTTTGCCTGTATTGCAATGGGGCACTTCTCCGGGATTGAGCTGTTGGAGCCTGTTTTGATCCCACTAGGTGGCTTTACCATTGCTGCTGCACATTTCATCAACCTGCGGATGCTCAAATCCTGCCCGATAGACCATCAACACTAAAAATAGCCTTATGTCTAAAAATTATAAAATCCTTTTTATTCCAGCTTTGCTGTTCATCACGATGCTGAATCCGGCCTGTAAGCACGGCACAAACGATGGTATAGAAATTTACAGGCGTTATGCCATCAAAAATATTGTGGTAAAAAAAATGCAAAAGATGATGCCTCATGATTAACATCAAATCATTGTCTCATCTTTATGAGCAGGGAAGAAGAATAAAATTTCCCGATTGGGAAATTGCAGATATGGAACAATGGCTTTTACTGGGCTCATCGGGCAGTGGCAAGAGTACCTTATTGAATATTATTTCTGGTTTATTAAAACCTACGCTGGGCGAAGTGTTGATCAACGATACCGATCTCTATCAGTTAACGGCAAGAAATATGGACCGTTTTAGGGGAAGGCATATTGGTATCATTTTTCAAAGGCCCCACCTTATCCGCTCGCTTAATGTACTTGATAACCTGGAGCTTGCCGCGGTAATGGCTGGTTTACCGATCGATGGAGAACGCAATCTTTTACTTTTAAAAGAGCTTGGCATTATAGAATTAGCCAAAAGGTATCCGGATGAACTGAGCCAGGGGCAGTTGCAAAGGGTTTCGGTAGCGCGGGCATTGGTGAATAAACCAGATCTGCTGATTGCTGATGAACCTACCTCGAGTTTGGATGATGAAAATGCTGCGCAGGTAATTAAGATGTTGACCAGCCAGGCGAAGGATAACGGCGCTGCACTGATCATTGCGACGCATGATCAAAGGGTTCGGGACCATATTGCTAAAACCTATCTACTCTAATGAATATTTTTAAAATCAGCAGCAAAAACCTCGTCAGGAATAAACTGACCACCATCCTGAACATAATTCTGGTTGCTTTTGGGGTTGGCATCTTATCCATTCTTTTTCTCGCCTCGAATCAGATTGGTAATAAGCTCGAAAAAAATGCGAAGGATATCGATCTCGTTGTTGGCGCTAAGGGAAGTCCGTTACAGTTGATATTAAGCAGTATTTACCACATCGATTACCCAACAGGAAACATTCCGGCTAAAGATGCCTACCAGTTGGCACATCACCCAATGGTTAAACGCGCCGTTCCATTGGCCCTGGGCGATAATTATAATGGTTACCGTATTGTGGGCACCGATAGCACTTTCAGCCACCTTTATGGTTTAGCTGTTCAGAAGGGGGATTTCTGGCGAAAGGATTTAGAAGTAACCATCGGCGGTACAGTGGCCACTGAATCGAAACTAAAAATTGGCGATTCGTTTTTTGGTGCGCACGGATTATCGGGCAATGGCGATATCCATAAGCAGCACGCCTATTTGGTAAAGGGCATTTTAAAGCCACAGGGCAATATTACCGATAACCTGATCCTGACCAATATTGGCAGCGTGTACAAAATGCATGAAGAAAAGCATGAGGAGAGCCATCATTCTCCGGCAGCGGAAACCAAGGAAATTAACGATAAACAGATTACGGCCTTATTGATCCAGTATAAATCGCCGATGTCGGTTATCCTCTTTCCAAGAATGGTGAACCAAAGTACCAACATGCAGGCGGCTTCACCGGCGATGGAAAGCGCCAGGCTTTTTTCACTGATTGGCGTTGGGATTGATACCCTGCAATGGTTCGCGGTGTTTATCATGGCCATAGCGGCACTAAGTATTTTCATCAGCCTGTATAATGCCATGAAAGAGCGGAAATATGATCTTGCGGTGATGCGCTGCCTGGGTGCATCCAAATCGAAACTGTTTTTTCTGGTGATGTTTGAAGGCATCCTGGTTACACTGATCGGGGCCTGTTTGGGTTTATTGATCGGACATATTGCACTCGAAGTAATCGGCGCTTATCAACAATCCTCGCAGGCAAAACTAACCGGAATGACTGCCGTTCCGCAAGAAGTATATTTAATCTGGACTGGTTTATATATCGGCAGTTTAGCCTCGCTAATTCCGGCCATGCAGATTTATAAGGTTGATATTGCGGCAACATTAACGAAAGACCGCTAAGTGATGAAGAAATTAGGTTTGTTAGTTTTTTTATGTTTAGGTTTCCAGGTAATGGCGGCGCAGGTTCGGGTTCATACCGACATGCGCACGCCAACTTGGACTATTATCGGGCTGAGGTATGATGCCGAACTTGCACCGGGCAAATGGGGGAGTGTTTTTCCGCCTGCTTTAAAGGCTTTAAACAATAAGGTAATCGAGCTGCCGGGTTATATCATTCCCACCAAAGTAGGTGCTAAATTCAGCGAGTTTATGTTCTCCATTGTACCCATCGCCTCCTGTCCTTATTGTGGTTCGGGCGATATTCCTGCAATGATCCAGGTAAAAATGATGACTTCTATTCCCAT
Proteins encoded:
- a CDS encoding MerC domain-containing protein — encoded protein: MKLRSYKINLDRIGITASTLCAIHCAALPFFITVLPMWGMDFLANEAVEIAMIVVSLIIGIWSLSSAYRKQHHRILPILVLIAGFACIAMGHFSGIELLEPVLIPLGGFTIAAAHFINLRMLKSCPIDHQH
- a CDS encoding ABC transporter permease; amino-acid sequence: MNIFKISSKNLVRNKLTTILNIILVAFGVGILSILFLASNQIGNKLEKNAKDIDLVVGAKGSPLQLILSSIYHIDYPTGNIPAKDAYQLAHHPMVKRAVPLALGDNYNGYRIVGTDSTFSHLYGLAVQKGDFWRKDLEVTIGGTVATESKLKIGDSFFGAHGLSGNGDIHKQHAYLVKGILKPQGNITDNLILTNIGSVYKMHEEKHEESHHSPAAETKEINDKQITALLIQYKSPMSVILFPRMVNQSTNMQAASPAMESARLFSLIGVGIDTLQWFAVFIMAIAALSIFISLYNAMKERKYDLAVMRCLGASKSKLFFLVMFEGILVTLIGACLGLLIGHIALEVIGAYQQSSQAKLTGMTAVPQEVYLIWTGLYIGSLASLIPAMQIYKVDIAATLTKDR
- a CDS encoding ABC transporter ATP-binding protein, which gives rise to MINIKSLSHLYEQGRRIKFPDWEIADMEQWLLLGSSGSGKSTLLNIISGLLKPTLGEVLINDTDLYQLTARNMDRFRGRHIGIIFQRPHLIRSLNVLDNLELAAVMAGLPIDGERNLLLLKELGIIELAKRYPDELSQGQLQRVSVARALVNKPDLLIADEPTSSLDDENAAQVIKMLTSQAKDNGAALIIATHDQRVRDHIAKTYLL